Part of the Vigna angularis cultivar LongXiaoDou No.4 chromosome 1, ASM1680809v1, whole genome shotgun sequence genome, TGCGTGGAGGAGGACTTGCATTTACACGCCATGAATCCCTACGGAAGAACCAAGGTACCACACTATACTCTGGTTGAATTTAAGATGAAAGAACGTGACAGACACTGTTGTGTACGTGTGCGTGTGTAGCTCTTTGTTGAAGAAATTGCCAGAGACATTCAGAGAGCAGAGGGAGATTGGCGGATCATTCTGCTGAGGTACTTCAATCCGGTTGGGGCTCACGAGAGTGGGCAGATTGGGGAAGATCCAAGGGGTATCCCCAATAATCTCATGCCTTACATTCATCAGGTTGCTGTTGGTAGATTGCCTGAGCTCAAAGTTTATGGTCATGATTATCCCACCAAGGATGGCACCCCGGTGAGCCATTCAATCTCCTTTGTTCTTCTTCACCTTGCAAATTACGTTACCAGTAACAGTTTATGATTGTGTTTGAATGCAGATCCGGGATTATATCCATGTAATGGACTTGGCAGATGGTCACATTGCTGCCCTTCGAAAGCTTTTTGCAACAGACAACATTGGTCCGTCATCACTGTcataaaaccaatttaaatttcttatctGTTTTTTCCTCGCCTACCACTCACAAACAATTTCTTCACTATTTAGGTTGTACTGCCTATAATTTGGGAACTGGGCGTGGTACATCGGTGCTTGAAATGGTCGCTGCATTTGAAAAAGCTTCCGGCAAGGTCATTGTTCATTTTGTATCTTCCtcactcacatcacatcacatgATCTTTGTAAATGTAGTGAACCTACGCACTCAACTCAACTTAACTGATCTTTGCCTCTTCCTTTTTCCAGAAAATTTCGATGAAAATGTGTCCCAGGAGACCAGGAGATGCTACTGCTGTATATGCATCCACGGAGAAAGCTGAGAAAGAACTTGGTTGGAAGTAAGTTTTGTATTTCACCTCCAATTACATCATGTTACTTCGTAAAGCTATATTTATCGATAATTTTTTCTCTGTAGTTGATACTGCTACTTGATTTAATCATTTTAGTTCCCTACCAATTTGATCTCTATAGACCAGATTGATGCACAGGAAAAGCAAAATTTGAGATTAAATGCACTGATTTGAAACTAAAATTAGGAATCAAATTTGCATATTCTTGAGAATTAAAATGACTGTGTTGGCACAGGGCAAAATACGGTATAGAGGAAATGTGCAGAGACCTATGGAATTGGGCGAGCAAAAATCCATGGGGATACCAGGGGAAACATTAGCTTCATCCCAGACATGTGTGCCTTGTACCAGACTTCCCACTCCTTGTCGTTTTCGGATTCTTCCACTATACCATATCATCTTCACTAATAATATTTCATCTTTCTTCTGTTGATTCAATTGATTGATTCTTTACACTATCTTAGCCTAAATATTTGTCTGATTTTGATTTCTGATATTGTAGAAAGCAGAACTtctgagttatatatatatatgagagccaattaaattattttccatGAAACAGTGATCGAATGTCTCTTCAgaaatcttattattattattgtcatcACATGCTATTTCGGTACACCTTTGTTGGCTGCACATACAGCTGTTCCAATTTTCTTAAGAGATTGCTGGCTGGCTATGCTCTGTGTAGCACATGTTGAAACCAATCCATCCATACCAACCATGTGTCTGGTTTGCTCTACGTCAAAACCTTCAAATTTGTGTAAAGAACGTGAATAAccaaaattatatgaaaaaacttCCAATTTTTTGAactaattttcttcttcttttgcttttttcttCGGtcatatataaatgaatgttaATTTCTTACCCAGTGAATGGAATTTAATTCTGAAGCATTTTATATCAATTTCTAGATCGATAATATGATGATGATcttaaaaacagtaaaacaaaaatcagCTACCTTGTAATAGACGTGGTTATACAGAAAGAAATGATGACTGTGTCAGATTTTACTGGTTTAGTTCAAAAATTGATAGGAAAGGGAAATGCAGATTGGTTGTATCTTTCTGTCCCTTGTCGAAAAAGTTGTCGGtggtttataattttgtatggaTGATGAGGTTAATTTTGTGTAGTGTGGCCACGTATACATGAGAATATAATCGTGGCCTCAACACCTAAGAAAAAGGTGTGTGAAAGTGAATGATGATTTGGTGAAGGATGAGTTGTGGAGGCAATTAGATTAATGGTTGGACTTAGGTGGTGTTGaatacaatacaatacaatGTAGTATTTTCACCtcattcaacaatttttttaaaaagcatGTGGTGGGAGCGCCCACACGTATGAGGGTCATCATTTTTTGTGTCTATAAAAGAGTGGGATTTCCCTCCTGTTACAATGTCGTAGCaaatattaaatgtataaagtaaaaagaaagtGTATCTTGctctttgtttgattttatttactatttaattaataattaatacaattttactCACTCATCACTTAATACAGTCACTTAAAGGAGTCAACTTTAATAATGCATGGTTTACCGTTTTTTAATTAACGCGTCATTCATTCATGTATTactagaaaagagaaaaaaaaagggaagagAACATAGATGCAAGCAAGATATTTTGTTACCCAATTTtagattaataatataaataaaaatctaatttttccTACTATCATCAGTTGATCctaatattatatgtttgtcaatgtgtgtgtatatatatatatatatatatatatatatatatatatatatatatatatatatatatatatatatatatatatattattctaagaTATACGTAGTAAACTGAATGACAAAAGAAAGGTGTAAAATTATTCAGTGTTAATGAGAAAACTGCAACAATTCATTCATGTAATGCCCTGTTCAAAATCATTTGCACTTCATGATACACATCACTAGATAAGCAAACTGCAAATAATCTATTAGAATTCTATCAGCTATACTGGTATatcttattgttgttgttgtataCACACAACTCAGCACCTTTGAACTACTCTAAACTCGTTTAAGAAAAATTAGGGGAATGATGGTTATGCCCTTTAATAAGAAGTCAAATTTGTTATTCAGCTAAGATATTTCTCTTGTCAGAGACAACCCTTTCGGCCACAACTCTGCCTACTGAATGACTATTCTTGCTAGTTCCACTGGTATCATTCCTAGTTACAGAACGTTGCATGATCCGTATAGGAATTCCACCCAAGTCAAAGTCCTCCTTCAAGGACTTGGTTATGAACCTGATGTCTGTATGGGAAAGCTGAGTCTTTCCACGCACAAACACAACAAATGTAGGTGGCCGTGCCTTGACCTGCGTGAAATACTTGACCTTAGGCCGTGCTGCTTGGCCTTTCCAAGAATGCCTGCTCATAACCTGATCAAAACCAACCCAAAATGAGAGTTAAAAAAGCAAATTTACTACCAATTGCATATTTTATTGTTACGAAAAGTGACGAAGGAGTAATGCCTTTTGCAGCCAACGGTTAAGACGAGCTGTAGGTAATCTGGAACACCATTTTTCATATGTATCAATGACCTGATTCAAGACAG contains:
- the LOC108331498 gene encoding UDP-glucose 4-epimerase GEPI42 yields the protein MVSPMSTILVTGGAGFIGSHTVLQLLKQGFRVTIIDNLDNSVIEAVHRVRRLVGPHLSNNLTFCHGDLRNPNDLEPLFSQTKFDAVIHFAGLKGVGESVAKPRRYYDNNVVGTINLFQAMAKFNCKNMVISSSATVYGQPHQVPCVEEDLHLHAMNPYGRTKLFVEEIARDIQRAEGDWRIILLRYFNPVGAHESGQIGEDPRGIPNNLMPYIHQVAVGRLPELKVYGHDYPTKDGTPIRDYIHVMDLADGHIAALRKLFATDNIGCTAYNLGTGRGTSVLEMVAAFEKASGKKISMKMCPRRPGDATAVYASTEKAEKELGWKAKYGIEEMCRDLWNWASKNPWGYQGKH